A region of the Silene latifolia isolate original U9 population chromosome 9, ASM4854445v1, whole genome shotgun sequence genome:
TTCCTTCTAATTTTAGGATAAACAATCACGAGATTCAACAAGAAGTCTTTTTGCAATAACTTTCTAGGCACGGTGTCGGCTATGAAAGATAAAAAACGAGTACTCCGTATTTCATTAAAAAGAAATGCCCTTCTAGGATTTAGCGTTCAGCCAAAATATCAAGGGAAAATAATGAAAAGTACGTATTCTGTAATGGTCAATGCAGTTATGTTTTTCGTGAAAAATGGTTTGGCAAGCGTTGgacataacaataacaacaaagcCTTAGTCCCAACATAGGTTAGGGTGggctaacatgaatcatcatcCGAATCTGTATAGGTTTGAATCCGCCAATATGGTCAAAGGTAAAgtaacaaaggaaaagaaaatagATAAATGGTTAACAAAACAGGCGTGTTTgtaaaaactaaaataaaaataagaaaagCGTTAAAACCAAGATTAAAGATTAAAGTGGCAAGACAGATTTGTAAAACAAAAAAGAGTAGAagtctccttttttttttaaaaaaaaaagaaaaacaaaatcagTAAAtaaatatttaagtaaaaatgataaaagataagGAAATATCTAAAGTTCAAACTAATCTTCAACATGGATTTTTTCTCTCCACAGACCACAATACCCTCTCTTTCAACATGGCAAGCGATTCTTTCTCTCCACAATACCCTCTCTTTTAACATGTCAAGCGttagacataaaaaaaattaGGGATTTTCTCACTTGTACCCCTCAACTTGATCGTTTTCTAAGGTGTACCCGTCGTTTTTCacaaaaaactttgaccgacaataattatCTGCTACGAGTTCAGGAAacggtaatattttttttttaaaccaaTTATCTCGTAAAGGCCttgaatttggaaaaaaaaaaatcaccgttttctgaactcgtggtcggtagttatggttggtcaaagttttttcacaaataaattttgaccgaccataattcccgactacgagttgagacgtcggtgaattttttttcaaacttaaGAGCTCGTAAAGacgatcaatttgaaaaaaagtttatcgtattctgaacttgtagccgAGAGTTATTGACAGTCAAaatttttttgcaagaaaagaggGCTACAccttagaaaatgaaaaagttgaggggtaccagTGAGAATATCCCAAAAAATTATTTACTATGAATTtgagaaggaaaaaaaaattagaagGGAGTGTCTCAAATTTCGGTGTTGGAAGGGAGTATTTTGGTAAATGGTAATTGTTCTTTATCTTTCAAACCGTTTGCATTTCACTTAAATCTATTCTTTATCTTTCCTTGTGACTTTCCTTCCACTTGCTTTTCATATTCAAATCACTTCTTAATTCGCATGAAAAAGGTTTATCTTTTCTTTTACTATTACCTTACATGAACTTTAAACGTATTTCTTTAACcatcatgttttgttttagtgttGTGCTTTGCGTCTCTACTTTTTTGTTGTTTTCTCAACTTTCTTTAATGGTATTCCTTAGGAAGAGTCATGTTGACTGGTCTCAAATCATTCTGGAACCAAGTCCCAAGGCTTGttaattgttattattgttgtggATCACAATTCACAACACCCTGGTATTGCATTTGGGCCACCACACAGCAGTGTAGCCGAATTGTAAAGGTTATGAATGTCACTACGATCACATTTTGAGGGCGGCCCATACTTCTGGCCTATGCTTATTGCTTAACTACTAAATCAAGTTGCATCGACCGATTCAGGGATCAGAATTTACTACAATAGATGACACTACAGAAAAAGATGGCATCACAATGTAGTATGCACAGGAACAACATCTACTGAAGGAGAACAACGGGAAAGAAAAACTTAAAAACATTGCCAGATCAAATAACAGTGGAACATAACTTTCAGAGTAAAAAAACAAACCAGTGGTTTTGTGGAGTCTGAGCAGGACAATCCAAGATGTTTTCTCAGAGCTTCTTTATTTTCTGCTTTTCCTTGCAGATCACTTGAAGTGTATTGCACATCAATGAATGAATCAGTAGCAGGATCCCAAATGTCCGTGTCAATTCCATTGAGAATTCCTATGAACTTTTTCGAGTGAGTATTAAGCGTAGTATGAAGTCCTTTTCCTCCCTGTAAATTTGAACAGAGAATGTCAATATAGCTTAATAGGATGAGCTGCAGGTCAAAGCAACAAGCCCGGCGATGCATGACATCACGTCAATAAGTTTATATAAATACTCAGCAAAGAGGTCTGCTCTGCTTATAATCCAGATAATAAGCTTAACTCAACCAGTTTCTTATTTGTAGACATTGAACACTATAACAGTATAACACACTAGTTTAGCTTACACATCACAGATATATGGAGTATGCCCGACTCAAAAATCCAAGGTTAATCATGATGCAGATATTTCTAAAACCCATAGAACAGATGTTTTAGAAGGAGATGACATACAGAGTCATTCATCTGCAAGACATAGAAGGAGCTGCTTCCCTTAATGACACAAACTCGATATCAGCCTGAGGCTCTGTACAGACAAACACAAAAAATCTATTCGAAGCTAGCTCTATGAGGGACACTCAAAAACATAATATATCTGGCCATATTAGAAATTTTCCAACATTTTGGAAAATAACAAAATTAGATCTCCACTCCGGTCGCTAAGCTTGTTCCTCGGCTTCTGTGACTTTGCATTTAACTGCAAATTGAAGCTGGCAGGTGGAGGGTTTTAATGGCTTAGCCTTTTTCTAGTAGATTCGGGCAGTACCTATGAAGTGATTACTATGAAAATAGATGATCTAGACAAATACTTTTTGCCATAAAATTTAAGGCCACACCAACACCTACAATATAGTTATTGACATGGAAACATCCCAACAATATTCCCAGCGTACCTCCGGTTTCCGAACTTCCTGAGCATAGGTGGGTGATACTGTTGTTACAATGTTGGAAAACACAACTGCACCCTAGAAAAACATTGACAGTGAAGAAGGGTTAAATATATAAACAAGCTAGTCTGCAAGAAGTAACCTATAGATTTTCTCTACCTTGATGGGATTGATCCTATGATCATTTGAATTGTCTTGCATCCTGTCTGGTCTATTCAATTGGTAAACATCAAGGCCACATGAACCCAATTCTGAAGCGGGCGCACTACCTTGATACTCAAAGTTATGGCACGTGAAACAGATCCTTGCTGAATTCAAACCTTTTGGTGCATAGAGGTCCCAATACAATGGAGCCTACAAAAAAGAAGCCTCGGTTAAAAATAGGGTCATCTGATAACCATATTGTGTAGTTAATGTTGTCAGAGACATACTACAAAAGCGGTCTGCCAATCATGGCAGTGGATAATATCCGGTTTCTTCCCAGCTTGAAAAATCAACTCAAGGGCTGCCCGACTGAAAAATGAAAATCGCTTGAAGTCATCATTCTCTCCATAATATTGTCCTCTCCAGAAGAATTTAGCTGGATGGTGAGGCTCAATGAAGTAGACAGGAAGGCCTATACAGGGGTATAGCACGGTATGAGCAACAACAGGTTCATGTAAAAGCCAAAGGGATGAAACCAGTTGTATAGAAAAATAATATGAAGAGAATACAGCAAACATACTTACAAATCAAATTCCCAATTTTCATTGCACTTATTGTTATCACCACATTATGATATTATTTGGCAGTGGGGTTCATTAGAATATTAACAGTGGCTCATAAAGTTGTCTATACAGGACAATTTGGATTCAATTGTCATATATGTCAACTGCTCCTATTGCAAATCGGATTTGTGAAATAGAACGGCAAAAGACAGCCGGAAGATTCCTCGTCAAGGGTCTAATGAACCTCATTGTCTGTACGTCTGCCTCAACCCACCACCAAGCCTGTGTATGAGCCTCCTTATAAATAATACGGTAATGTTGCACAAAAGTGCAATAATGAAGCGAGATCAAGCATCTTTCATATACACTGAAAGAGAACATAGCCCTTGTAGAAAGCAAGAATGCTTAATAAACAACATTATTGACCATGTAAAGAAGCATCTTCTGTCTTTCTTTCGTTGAATAAACATCACTGCAATACCCCTAAAGCAGCATCCTCCCTCACATTGCAGGGAAGGTTGCTTAGGTTTGACCCCCTACCCCATGCCAAGCTAAGCGAAATCCCTTGAGGTAAAGATGAGTTGGTGATGACAGAGTTACTTCaagtttaattttattttaagcgTTGATAACCTTCAATTCCATTCCATGTTCTTCCTTCAACTAAATCCTTCTCTAGAAACTTTTCCCCTCTATTTGAGGTTGCCCGGTTTGAGTAGTGACTAGTGTGGCTCTCTTCAACCAGGCTTTTTATTTTCTGGAGGTTGAATTGCACACGCCTGATTCTACCTAAACCCACCATACGATCTACATTGTGTGGTGGTACACTTCTAATAGCTAGCATTTACTTTGATGTCCAATTAAGGGATTCTAAATATATCTTCATTGATATATTACTAAAATATAAATGCAAAAATACTTTACCTTCAACAGTACCAACCCAAATCTTGCTCTTGAATAGTTGTCCATCAAAATATGATTCTAATTGGACATCCAAAGCCTGCATGAGCAACATAGTCAAAAATCATGGAAGAATGACAAGACAACTCCTTCCTCTCAAAAATAAAAAATGAGGTGATACACATGATGCCATTCACTGTTCACTTTACCCTTAAGTCCTCAACAAGATCGTATTGCATACAATCATATTTGGGAAGCACAATTTCCACCAAGTGTCCTTTCTTCTGAAGTGCCTTACTGAGACCAGCCACCACATCTCCCAGACCTCCAACCTAAACAATGGAAAGGTGACTTGATGTAAATGTAACTTATGATCTCAGAAACCACACGATGAATTCAGAAAGCGGTCcgaataaatataattttatgaccATGAAATTTCAATCAACTAAACTTAGTTTCACCTTCATGCTAGTCTTTAAGAGGTTACTATTTGCAAATGAGTTCGGCTATATTGACTTCAGAGAGGATATTAATTATATGCAGAAAGATACTGTGTGCTACTAAAAAACTTGTGGTTGCAGGTTTTTGATGAGGTTGACAGCAAACATCATTAATAAAGGTTGCTATGGTTCTAGGCTTCTAGCTAGTATACAGAGAAGAGACCTGACCCTCTAAGGGTATATTTAGCAATAATGATTTCTTTTGCAAAACAGCCAGGCATTAGAAATATTTAAAAATGATCACTTTGCTTTAACAGAATTTGATAGTCCAGCATACCTTTGCAACTGGAGCCATCTCTGCGGCGATGTGGATGACATGTAAAGCAGACCTGCAGAATGGGGGGACATTGTAATATATTCAACGGAAAAAAGACACACAATTTGAAGCACATACGCATACGAATTTTATACTAGGATAAGATACCGCGTAGGTGACGACGTCAGACCCAAGAAACTGGCCAGAATTTCATGTTCGGTCTTTTCTTTACATGCCATGTATGCATCACGAATACGCCGATCTCTCTTCCATACCATTTCTCTCAACAATGTTGCCTCAGTCGATGGTAACTTTTTCTCAAGTAACCAGCCATCTATCATTAACAGCATTTGACTCCAAAACTCCCAAGGCATATCATTCACTGGTCTATCAGCACCTCTAATTTCACTCTCTTTTTTTAGATTATCAAGAGTATCTTGGAATTCCTTCATAGATTCTTGATACAAGTGAATGTATGAATCAATCTCCCCGTCAGACCTTTCAAGACGCTCTTCCAATAGCTTCATCTTTTGTTGCATTAATTCATTATATTGTTGCATCTTCTCTGATGATTGCATATAAACATGTGCTTCACCAAGAGATTCCTCCAACCTCTCTACCTTCCTTCGGAGTTCCTGATTTTGCTGTAAGACTGAAATAGCATGATCAGCTTGTTTGGTAGCATTATCGAGCAATGCTTGCAGGTTATGTACTTTCTGACACAAGTTATCGTACTCGTGTTTCATAGTAGAAAGTCTGCTCACATCTTCTTGAGATGCTGTTAACTTTGTCTCTAAATCTTTCACCATAGAGTCTAGACGAACCCTTTCACTTTCTAGTGTAGCCACTCTCTCGTCTGTTATGTTCACATTGCTAACTTCAGCTCTAAGAGTGTTTAAATCATCCTTCAATGATATATTCTCTGCCTTAAGTGAACTAAGCTCCTTGCTCAGGACATGAATATCAGTGTCCCATGAAGTAGAAAATTTATTGTTAGGAACTTCACGCATTTCTGCCACAGTAACACTCCTTTCAGACAACTCTTTTCTCATATTCTCCAACTGATCTTGAAGAAGCTCAACATGTATCTTATCTTGAGTAACCACTCTCAGTTTAGCATCAGTTTCAGCAAGTTTCATCTCTAATACATTAATATCATCCTGCAGGGCTTCCTTTTCCACAAGAATTCTTTCCAGGTTTTCAAGCGCCTGCCCCCTAGCTTGATTGAGAAGGAGAACATCTGACATAGAACACACGCAAaggaaaacaacaaaaaaaaaacacaagcaTCAGCCACAGTTTATTTTGGAAATGATTCAACCCAGTGATAATAAAAGCTACTCCCTCTCTTCAAATCCAAACACCCTATAATTTCAAATATACCCTCACAACAGAGGTGAGACTGGGGTGTTTGGATTTGAAGAGAGGGGTACATGGGAAGTATCCATACTTTTCTCCGCATTTCTAACCATACTGATCAAATCATCAAATTGATTAGGTGATGGCTGCTCTTCACCAACAATGGGCTGCAAATGGCAAACAAAACCATCAAAAAAAAATTGTGACTGACACTTTAGACACAATATGAAGGCTTGCAAAGATGCCATAATTTAGTTGATTGTCAGTAATTAATCTTCTAAGCCATTCACACTTTGATTTTACCGAACACCAGTTGTTCATAGGAATAAGCACTTTTAAACACTCTACTGATGAAAATTCCCATGACAGTATCCAGGCAGTAAAATGACGGTGACACTTACTACTTTACATGTGACAATATAAGATGATCAAAGTGTGGGCTTCAGGAAAAGCAACTCAGTTCATAAGTGGCTCTGGTAGGGAGACTAGAAGGGGAGGTAAGTTCAACATATCTCATAGATGAGCATGTCAGTCAATTTGcgaaatttaattaaaaaaaaaaaaaaacaacaaaggtTTAAAGTAAATCGTTTCCAGCTAAGAGGACTGTTCCACATCTACTGTTTTTGAGAGAAAGGGGGTGGGGGTGAGGGATGTAAGAAACTGAACACCAATTTTTGGCTTCAAAAAAAAAGATACTGAACAGTCTACTAACCATAAAGGCATTAAGTCAAATACAGCCAGTATTCATATCTCAAGAGAGATACAGGGGAAGAGGGGAAATCTTTTGTGAGATTTTGTGTGCTTTGCATAAAACCTGATGTAAATAACAGAGGGTTCTGCATATAATATAAGACTCTCGGCCTTCTTTACTCGCAGTTGTAAAACTCCAATCCTTTCTTATAATTAGAATAGCTTTTGTACAAATTTGAATAACAATCGTAACCGTCGATCTTACATTTTGTCATAGCGGTGCTATATACACTCACAAGAATCAAAGTAAAATGCAtcacatcaaaaaaaaaaaaaaaaaaggaaaatttgTGAACTCTGACTCGTCTTCTTTTATGCCAACTTGGCTCATTCCCAAAATAATCTGTAGCTTGGTACATTTATTCTGATTTTGCAGCCCTATCCCCGGAATTTCGGAACACTCCATCTTCTACTCACCACCCACTAAGCACGCCCTTCTCCCTTGGCCTTTGAAACGGCCCCAttttcacacacacacacacactgatTCCCTTCCTGCCACCCCCTGCCCCTAATTCTCACTTGAGTCGAGCTTTTCTTTTTATTATGGTTCTATCTATTAGACTTTACTCTCCTATGATAGGGCAATGAAAGAGTTGTTTAAGTGAGGAAGTAGACCAGGAGAGCTACCGAAAGAAATTGGTGGTGATATGATGGTCATTGTAGGTATTGGTGCATTATGTAGTGTCATGGGGGTGGCAGTTGGTGATCATTAGTGGACAAGGGGTGGTTTTAAAACTTCCACCAACAGGGGTGTAACATAAGAATAAACGAAGAAAAAACATCGGAATATTTTGGCAAGGTGCCAACGTAGAACtaataaaaaaagacaaaaatataaaataaataaataatcgaCTGATACTATTGTCGCTTAACCTTAACCTCTATATCTTCCTACGTCAAAGTTATAATATGGTCCAAAATCATTAATACCCTAGAGTTGTATCAAGACTCATCATACTCACTCATAATTCTCACTAAAAAGCATTAGTGACAACATTATTAGGTACATACATGACGCAACTAATCACAAAAATACTTGGGCACGTCCATCTTTTGGGTCTTTTAGAACTGTTTGAGGATAAGTTACGATTCAGTTTGGCTAGTGTCTCACTTACAATGCCCCATACATTAAAGGAAATACAAAAAACCAAGCATGCAATATAGAATGGAGTATTGATGGGATTTGGAAAGTGTACGTTATGTAGGATATTCATGCATACAAGGAGGCATCTATAAGATTACATGGCTCTTAGAAACTCTTGAACAATGGTCTAAATGATTACCATTGGTATAGCACATAACCCTCACTCTCTAGTTCTCCAAGTCTAGAACTTGCCTTTGACAATTTCACTTGGTACAAGCAGCTTATTCAAATGGATAGTCACAAAAGAAAATATTAGCATGGCTCACAGAGATTTTGAATTGCTGTTGACATCACTGTTGAATGGCATATTACTGCTATCTAGTCGACTTACAGTTGAATTGCCCTCCTCGTCACCCTTAGGAATAATTTCCTGTGATGAGCTTGAGTCCCAATTCAGAGAAGCATTTTCAATTTCGACATTTTCTTCACCGTTTGGCTGCAACTTTGCATCTATCTGAGGCTGCTTAGGTGAAGTTTTCTTTACCTGTTGCCTTTTATGTTGAGCACTGCAGCGAATCAAACAAAGAACTTGATATGTCTTGTCACACAAGTACAAATTTCAACAGAAACTTATGAATAAAACCTAGTGAGTGATGAGTTCTAGATTCTACTTGGAGTAACAGTGGAATATACTATGAAACCAGTAAAATCACATAAatattcaaatgttttgaattttagaagcATCACAATACATTAAACAAAAGTAGTGATGAACACAATGGTGGCAATACTAAGAGAGCTTCATTCCAGTTACCTAATCTCGGAAATGCAGCACAAGTACACACGGCTGAATTAATTACAGAACTAACGTAACAGTCAGTATGACGGAAAGACAAAAGCTTTATGATCTAATTCACTGAAACGACAATAAAACCTCCTCAGTCCGAAAACAAAGGGGGGGGACAAGGTTGAAAATAGCATAGCGAAACCAGAATGAATGAACAAAATTGAAAATGGGAGAGTGTAGATAACCTGAAACTACGGTAGCGCATCTTGCATGAAGCAGGAGAAAGGAGACGATGGTGATGGTGACGACGGCGAGGAATAAATGAGAAATCAACGAAGCGAACATAATCGGAGTGTTTAGATTGAGTTCCTCCTCCGAAGATCCAACTATGGTTAACGAAACAAGATGATAACTTTGTTGCCGCCattaattcttgttcttgttgTTCAACTTCAAGTACCGCCACAACCTCAGGAGTCTGGACTTTGCTTCCTCACTTTAAGTGAAGAGCTGTCA
Encoded here:
- the LOC141600384 gene encoding putative starch synthase 4, chloroplastic/amyloplastic, producing the protein MAATKLSSCFVNHSWIFGGGTQSKHSDYVRFVDFSFIPRRRHHHHRLLSPASCKMRYRSFSAQHKRQQVKKTSPKQPQIDAKLQPNGEENVEIENASLNWDSSSSQEIIPKGDEEGNSTPIVGEEQPSPNQFDDLISMVRNAEKNVLLLNQARGQALENLERILVEKEALQDDINVLEMKLAETDAKLRVVTQDKIHVELLQDQLENMRKELSERSVTVAEMREVPNNKFSTSWDTDIHVLSKELSSLKAENISLKDDLNTLRAEVSNVNITDERVATLESERVRLDSMVKDLETKLTASQEDVSRLSTMKHEYDNLCQKVHNLQALLDNATKQADHAISVLQQNQELRRKVERLEESLGEAHVYMQSSEKMQQYNELMQQKMKLLEERLERSDGEIDSYIHLYQESMKEFQDTLDNLKKESEIRGADRPVNDMPWEFWSQMLLMIDGWLLEKKLPSTEATLLREMVWKRDRRIRDAYMACKEKTEHEILASFLGLTSSPTRSALHVIHIAAEMAPVAKVGGLGDVVAGLSKALQKKGHLVEIVLPKYDCMQYDLVEDLRALDVQLESYFDGQLFKSKIWVGTVEGLPVYFIEPHHPAKFFWRGQYYGENDDFKRFSFFSRAALELIFQAGKKPDIIHCHDWQTAFVAPLYWDLYAPKGLNSARICFTCHNFEYQGSAPASELGSCGLDVYQLNRPDRMQDNSNDHRINPIKGAVVFSNIVTTVSPTYAQEVRKPEGGKGLHTTLNTHSKKFIGILNGIDTDIWDPATDSFIDVQYTSSDLQGKAENKEALRKHLGLSCSDSTKPLVGCVTRLVPQKGVHLIRHAIYRTLELGGQFVLLGSSPVHHIQREFEGIANQFQNHDNARLVLKYDESLSRSIYAASDMLIIPSIFEPCGLTQMIAMRYGTIPIVRKTGGLNDSVFDIDDETIPVQFRNGFTFLSPDEQGLNSALDRALHYFKNSRDSWEQLVQKVMHIDFSWESSAAQYEELYERSVARARAAKRG